In Oryzias latipes chromosome 23, ASM223467v1, the DNA window gcatgcacacacacacgcatgcacacacacacacacgcatgcacacacacacacacgcatgcacacacacacacacgcatgcacacaaacacacacgcatgcacacacacaagcgtgcacacacacacacacgcatgcacacaaacacacacgcatgcacacacacacacaagcgtgcacacacacacaagcgtgcacacacacacaagcgtgcacacacacacaagcgtgcacacacacacacacgcgtgcacacaaacacacacacgcatgcacacaaacacacacacgcatgcacacaaacacacacgcatgcacacacacacacaagcgtgcacacacacacacacacgcgtgcacacaaacacacacgcatgcacacacgcatgcacacacacacacacacgcatgcacacaaacacacacgcatgcacacaaacacacacgcatgcacacaaacacacacgcatgcacacaaacacacacgcatgcacacacacacacgaatgCACACACAcgaatgcacacacacacacgcatgcacacacacacacacgcatgcacacacacacacacgcatgcacacaaacacacacgcatgcacacaaacacacacgcatgcacacaaacacacacgcatgcacacaaacacacacgcatgcacacacacacacacgcatgcacacacacacacaagcgtgcacacacacacacacgcatgcacacaaacacacacgcatgcacacacacacacaagcgtgcacacacacacaagcgtgcacacacacacaagcgtgcacacacacacaagcgtgcacacacacacacgcatgcacacaaacacacacacgcatgcacacaaacacacacacgcatgcacacacacacacaagcgtgcacacacacacgcatgcacacacacacacacgcatgcacacacacacacacgcatgcacacaaacacacacgcatgcacacacacacacaagcgtgcacacacacacacacgcatgcacacaaacacacaagcgtgcacacacacacaagcgtgcacacacacacaagcgtgcacacacacacaagcgtgcacacacacacacacgcgtgcacacaaacacacacacgcatgcacacaaacacacacacgcatgcacacaaacacacacgcatgcacacacacacacaagcgtgcacacacacgcgtgcacacacacacacacgcatgcacacaaacacacacgcatgcacacaaacacacacgcatgcacacaaacacacacacgcatgcacacaaacacacacgcatgcacacacacacacgaatgcacacacacacacacgaatgcacacacacacacgcatgcacacaaacacacacgcatgcacacaaacacacacgcatgcacacacacacacacgcatgcacacaaacacacacgcatgcacacacacacacacgcatgcacacaaacacacacgcatgcacacaaacacacacgcatgcacacaaacacacacacgcatgctcacaaacacacacacgcatgctcacaaacacacacgcatgctcACAGCATGGTGGAACACTGGGAAATCCATTTCATTTAAACGTTACCGGAAAAAACAAGATGAGGTACAACAAAGACAACATTTACAGAGGAGGAACGAGATGACCGCGAGAGTTCAGGCTGCTCAAAGTTtgagagcagagcagctggaagcTCCGCCCACATGGTGCTGAGGCGGGTAAAGGAAGCGTCCGGATCTGAGAGTGGGAGGATGTGGAGGTGTAGAGGACACAGGACGGGTATGGGGGGCTGGAGCTGCTGGAGGACGCATGTTCTGTGCGGAGATGAGGGTTCAGCGCCCGCATGAGGCGCTGAGATGTGGACGGGTGGAATCAGAGAAGCGGTGAAGGTGGAGGATCAGAGTGCTGCTCCTCCACTGATGGAGTCAGCCCACAGCGCCTCCTAAGCTTCAGCATCATGTCTGAACATCATGACTGATCAtttaagaccccccccccccccccccacgtctGCGTTAGAAACAAAGAGCAGCTGTTACGCCCGGCTCCAAGCCGCTTAATCCAAACGAGCTGCTGAGAAGCAGATCCAGCAGACCTGATGGACTGAAGAGAGGAGAAACAAACGGAAAGTCTGGTAGTTTCAGACACACTGAATTCTATTTATgtatcagaaaaataaaagttttcaaatgatCATCAGATTCACTCACAGgagctgctgggggggggtgAGGACTTGTGAAAATCGTCTGTGTCGTTGCTGCAGAATCCtctaaaacacatttctggTTTCCCCTCATTTTCTggatgaaatgttgtttttagtttgAAGGCCTTCTATTAGCTTTAAAAACCACTTTTAGCTTCTAAAATAAAGGATTTTAGtatgttttcaaattaaaatgaccATTAGTACTAATGAGATAGACAAAATCCATCCAGACATCCACCTGTAAGAATaaacattcatatattttttcaaatgatttgAACTGACACATTGCATGGAAATGGAGAAAATCCATTAGATGATTGTCTGAAATATCTACCTAATAATTATATTATTTAGCATTTTCCCTGAAATATTCAACCTATAATTAAGTGTTAATGTAATCATTGGTTTCAGTGCTACCTTCTAATAAAAGTCTAATTCTGATAGTTTTATTTAACTTGAATCAAACATGGGAAGTTTTTGTTTGAGACGTGTTTCTGAAGGAAGTGAAGTGGATTTCCCTCCTCAAAGCTGCCGTTTGTGTCTGGCAGAGATCTCTCCTGGAACCGGCTGTCGACCGTCAAACCCAACGGCTTCTCTGCTCTGCCGGCGCTGAACAGACTGTGAGGTTCTACCATCACAACCAACGAGCGACACAGAAACAAAATCAACCGGATTAGTTATTGATGCCACCCCACCTGTCTGTGCAGGGATCTGTCATCCAATCAGCTGTCATCTCTGCCCCTGAGCGGCCTGCAGACCTTGACTCACCTTCGCCTGGCCGGTAACGGTCAGCTGATGGAGTTAATCGCACGAGAGGACCTGCCGCGGGTCAGGTGAGGAGCGGCGTCTCCGGGTTTGGAGGTGGAGGTCCGGCCTCTCATGTTGGTTCTTGGCAGGTGGATGGAGCTTCCCTACGCCTTTCAGTGTTGCGCCTTCATCTCCTGTGACAGGAAAGGAGGTTCGTCCTGGGAGAAGGAGGAGGCTGTGGAGGCGGCTGGGAGAGATGCCGCCGTTCTCTCCAGTCAAGGTGAACCTTCTCCCTCAGAGAGATGGGTTAAGATTTGTGCTCACGACGTGTCATGGCAGCCCTGAGCCTAAAATTAGTAACAATAATATTATTGTTAACAATATTACGCATCTGAAAACACTTTCTTCTTCCTGTGACACACTCAGGGTGGACAGAGTAGCTGTGTgttgctgccctctgctggatgGTTGTGGTTTTCACAAACGTCcatcacaacaacaacaagttcATTTTAAGCCAAACAAATCAAAGATCTGAACTTAAAGACAACTACTGGAACTGTGTTATTTATACGTGTTCACCAACAGGCCAAAAGCCATTCATAGGCAAAGCATAGACTAAAATCGCAGAAATATCACATAAAATGTACCAAATTATTAtaataaaactgtaaacatagtcaataagttaaaataatataaaactgAGACATTGATGGTTTCAAGTTTTCACAAACCTTTGATAACTGTAAGTGGGATGTTTTTAGACCACTCTGTATGATCGCCACGCCGAACTCTGACTTTAATTAGACTGTAATTAGTCTGGGAAAGATGTTTGGTGCTGATCCTGTCAGATAAAAATCCTTCCAGGGATTTTTCCATCCATCTGAACAGGTTTGGAAGAACGTTGTCCTGCTTTGTCTCTGCAGCAGAACCGGACTGGGAGGACTTTCTGATGGAGTTTGAGGACGGGCCCAAACCTCAACACGCCGTCCACTGCAGCCCGACACCAGGTACCCACTGCAGGTTCCGtcagggtcagaggtcagggtcagaggtcagggtTAGGGTCAGGGGACACTTTTCAAATATGACGAGAACTTCTtccacagagcagcaggacttcaGAGTGTCCTTCCTGAAGTTCTGCAGCTCTGAAGGATTTTGGGGAAGCAAAAAAGACTAAAGATCAACCACAGGATCCCCTGGAGATCTGGAGAAAAGATTCACAAATGCAACCAGACGTTTGAAGGAATCCAGAAGAGACTCCTccaggctgcagctgctgctcctgaaAGGATGAAATCCAGATTGTGAAACTCGTCTTTGCAGAAGATCAAAGTAGAAGTTTGACGGTTGAATTGTTCATCCGGTAAAAAAGCAAACCCAGTTTCAGTAACGGTGTTCTGCAGGTCCGCTGAGGCCGTGTCGCCACCTGCTGGGCAGCTGGATGATCCGCGGCGGGGTGTGGCTCATGGCAGGAACCTCCCTGATCAGTAACAGTCTGGTGGTTCTGGCCGTCTTCTTCTCTCCTGCCAGCTTGGTGACGCCCACcaagctgctgattggtctgcTGGCTCTGGTGAATGGGCTGATGGGAGTTTGGGGGGGGTGGCTGGCCGCTGTGGACGCCTGGACCTTTGGAAGCTTTTGGAGGTAAGAAACCAAAACCGCTCAGAGGTTTGGGTCACTTTGACCCTCCGGGTCTCTGAAGTCACCGCTGTGTTTGATGCCGACTCGCCGTTAGTGTCGTTTTTATTCAATATGAAACATTAAACGTTAATAAAAGTTAATAGTTTTGAAATTTGTGACAAATCATTGGGATTATGGGATAGATCCTTGGAAGATTGAATACATTTACATAAGACAAACTTTGTTTTGGAAAGTAAACATTAATATTTATCTATACGGTTTGGATCTttattataaaacataaaaaccataATTATTCTcatttattcgtttttttttgttacaaaacGGTTCATCGTGAAAGTATTGTGTAAAAGAACCAGAAGGTTGACCCAAAAATCTGTTTGACATGGAAATGAATAAAGCAGATTGTAAAGTAGGATTAGTAGTGGTGGGGTCAAAAAGGCCCTAAGGCTTAAACATGATGACATTTACCATTTTCTAGGGTTTTTATCTTCTCTGGGTCAGATCTGCTCATCTTAAGTTTCTGACGTCACAAAGCCAAATATGGACATTCATTATGTTTCCTAAATATCGTTAAAAATCTCCCCCCTACAGTTTAAGTTTCACACTCTGCTGGGGGTCAACCGTGACCTTGTTTGACCTTCATGGGCCTCGCCTCCTGTCCGCAGCAGACGCCTTTGGAcgccttttgtttgtgtgactgTTTTGCTGCTGGTTGCAGGTTCGGAGCGAAGTGGGAGAGCAGCTTCCTGTGTCACCTCAGCAGCTTCCTGTGCGTCTTTGCGTCTCAGACCGGACTCTTCCTGCTGACTGTCGCCGCTCTGGAGCGATGCGTGGCGTCCGCCGTGCGCAGTGGCGGTGAGGGCGGCGGCAGCTGCAGAGCGAGCTGGAAGAAGACTGGCAGACGTGAACTCAGGATGTCTTCTCTTTCTGCAGGTCGCTCTGCCGGGTGGCCGCTCTGGATCCGTCTGTCCATCTGTCTGTGTTTCCTGCTGGGCGCCGCCATCACGCTGCCCCCTCTAGTGGCTGGAAACAGCAGCACCTCCTTCTGTTTGCCGCTGCCGTCCGTGTCCTCCTCCTTGGCGTTCTCCGTGTCCATGGTGCTGTTTGACTCGCTCTGTTTCCTCCTCATGACGCTCGCCTACATCCGTTTTTATTGtcagagcagcaaagcagctccTGCGTGTGACGAGGAGGCGGCGCTGACCCGACACGTGGCCTGGCTGCTGTTTTCTGACTGCCTCCTCTACCTCCCTGTTGCCTtcctctccttctcctccctcctgCGGCTCCCCGCCGTCGGGCCGGAGGCGGCAAAGGCGTTGCTGCTGCTCGTGGCGCCGCTGCCAGCCTGCGTCAATCCCCTGCTTTACCTCCTCTTCAACCCGCTCGCCAGGGAGGAGCTGGCGTCGCTGGCCAAACGCACGTGCAGAGGCGTGGCGCCATCCAAGCTATGGAGGCGAGCGAAGGCTAGAGGAAGCACGCTGGATTCAGACTACGACGAGGATGTGGAGAAACAGTCGTGCGACTCCACGCAGGGGCTGGTGGCTGTTGAACAtttgaaggaggaggaggagtcgaGAGGAGCAAAAGGCCTCCATTCAGCGGAGGCTGCTGGCCTTCATCACTAAACTgacacacagagggagaggaggctGAAGATCTGACCTAACAAAGCAGCAACATTGAACACGAGAGGTTTCTGACTCATCCACACTTTTCAACATCTCAACTTTCTGATtgcggcggcggtggcggcggcggtggcggcggcggtggcggcggtggcggcggcggcCCTGCAAATCGATCATGTGGAAAGAAACGTTTTACAGATTGAGACGTCAAATCCCAACAAAACAACCCATCCAAGCGCCTTTCCTGTAAGAATCACAACCTTCAGCCTTAGAGCTGCAGATCAGAATGATCAAACAGAGTGGTGGGAGCATCATGATGTGGGCTGGAAGGTCTCTGAACACCAGAATGCAGAGATCTGCTCTCTACTATTTACCCTTTAGTAAAGTCATTCAGTAGCTTCCTGGAACTGTAAGAGGTCGCATAGAGGTCATGTAAGGCCCGATAGTTAGGAACCGGAACTTCCAAACTTTTTTATGTAATTAGAAGCaggtccccccaccccccccacccccccaatgatttttttaaatgttttctaaggaaacTTCAGCTTCATTCAGTGTTTGACCCAAACACATCCGGACACACTGGTGTCCATTAccgtgcttttactttgaaaaactcCTGGGTTCGCAGCGCCGTGTTAGCAAACGTCGGCCCAAACGCTCGCGGCAGCAGCTGATGTTCTGGCGAGCGCGTGTGAGAACTGCAGCAGGCCTGCGAGCTCCGTCACAAAGTCAAACCTCGACGTGAAAACAGAGGCGACTCGGGATTTGAAGCTCAACCgtttcatttgaataaaaaagaaattcctgAAGTTCTTCAGGATGGAACTTCCACAGGATAAAAGCTTCTCTGTCGGTGTTTGAAGAGGTTTTAAAGTTCTACTTTGGATTCTGGAATCATGGATCATGAGGATGTTTGTCCTCCTAAAGACCCAGACGAACATCTGGGACTGAGACCGTCCGGTTCTGAAGAGGACGGTCTGAGCTGAGGTGGTTCAGGGACCAGTTTAGGGGATTCTGGTCCCATGAGGATCTGCTGTGACCGTTATGTGAAACGGCCTCAGACTGTGGATCCAGATGAACCAGAGCCCACCCCCCCTCATGAACGGACAGTTCAACTCCCCCCAATGAGGAGGTGGAGGCTGGGGGTCTCCCTCAGTGTTGGGAGGGTTATGCAGGGTTCTACAGGTCCTGAGTGTACCCCCCAATCAAAAAGAGCCTGgtttggatgggggggggggggggggcatctttGTGAGACCTTCCTGCTTCCTGCAGAAAGATGGTTGATGGTTGAAGTAAAGAAACTGGTTTCTCGTTTTGGTCTGTAAAGAACAAAAAGTTTGTTTagcagaagaaaaaggtttCAGTGAAACGTTTGCCTCCACAATCACAAACGTCTCAATGACTCCTGCTGGGATTCAGCGTCCAAACCTTTAGTCCTAAACGCCGTTTTTCCGCCTTCGGACGGTTTGCAGTTTTCTGATCGTTTCCCTTCCAGCCTGCaggagtttctgcagaaaattcCCATGAAGCTGGAAAACTGGGATAAAAGAGGAGGGGCTTTGTCCCGTCAGCTGCACCTCATGTTGGGGGAGGAGGTCATGAGTCACGGTGGAGCCGGACCGCATCCACAGAAGGTTCCCAGCCgtgtttccattttcatttagaTTAGAACTTTTCCCATCTGGACTTAAATCCCACATTTAATAAAACAGGAAAGTTATTTTCTCTTCATCTCTTTTGGAaacataaagggaaaaaaatgagttatttttctATGATCAGCACTTAAAACGTCTAAAAagttgatgagcttcaaaaacTGTGAAGCCGTCTATTGTAAAGTTTTGTAAAACAACGTCGTTTTTGGAGGTAATTTAGTGTTTAGTTATgatgtcaaataaaataaaactggttAAATaatctgttgtttgtttgttctttgtgAGGAAAAAGCAGATCATGGATAATAAAcccgactgaaaataaaagcatccatCAGCAAAAAAACAGATCTTCCTTCCTGTTTGATGATGAAggtgaggtcagaggtcaacactTCCTTTGAAGTTCCTCTGTtggaataaaatcaaaataacctAAAAAAGATCAACTGAACCAAAAAGATCGTCGTCCTGGTTTGTAGAAAAGAATTTCAGCTCCATGTTGGTgtttgaaaagaacggctaaaGACTGACGAGAATAGAATCGATTTCAGAAAAGAATATGATACAATAGAACTGAACTGACAGGATTATGATAGAAGATGTCTTTTAGAATAGAGTAGAATAGAATGTCCCTTATTGATCCTGCAGGGGGAAAGCGCAGCCAAGATGAAAATCTGatgaaagcaaaacaataaaaggcaGAACTAGAATATTTTCATGAGTCTGCAGGAACTTTTCTGTTCACAGACAGTCAAGATCGCAGGCAGCAAAAACTCATGAATATGCAGATTCTGGGGCTCTGACGACGTTCATCGCTTTATCAAAAATGACCACCGACCTGGAGGCCACGCCCTCAAAATGGACATAAACAAAACAGGAGCTGCACAACCCGGGTGTCACAGCTGAAGCAAACGGAGCACGCTTCAGTCCCGGGAGACAAAGCGATGACCTCATCACTCAGTCCCAAAAGAGCTCTCCAACCGGTTACAACTCAGAACTTTAGAACCAGTCCAACAGAAAAAGACCCAAAGGTGGTTCTGAAGTGTGAGATCAGAGAAACCTTCACTGCAGTCATTCCTCCTTCATGAAAGCACATTCGGCTCCTCTCATGATggttcaaacatgttttctgtggtccacttggtctgTGGTCAACACACATGATTGTGAGgaaatgggtctgggttctGATGGGTCACAGATAAAGGATGTTTTTGATGCAAACGGGATTCTATTAGTGACTCAGTGTTCATCTGCAGAGACGTTTTCATCAGGATGTCAGTCTGCAGCTGAGCGTTCAAACCGTCTCATCCAGGACGCGGCGGGAACGTAAGCAACGCTTGGATGCTCCTGGAGAAATGAGGAGGAGCTCTGACTCCGCCTCCCTGCCTCCGTTTCTCTGGAGAGGTGGTTGACCCTCCCC includes these proteins:
- the lgr5 gene encoding leucine-rich repeat-containing G-protein coupled receptor 5 isoform X2 produces the protein MRGFHALFAALVLLPAGLRGSEGPGGAAAGVRVDGSGDAEAGRASCPGRCRCELDGLLLRVDCSDLELRAVPSDLSVFTSYLDLSMNNMTLISAGALSSLHFLQELRLPGNDLSFIPKGAFAGLYNLKVLMLQNNQLRSVPAEAFNNLHNLQSLRLDANHISGVPAGSFSGLRSLRHLWLDDNALTEVPAEALSELPALQAMTLALNHIRHVPDHAFSALGRLVVLHLNNNRIVSMGTNCFHGLHSLETLDLNYNQLMEFPTAIRSLRHLKELGFHSNKIQSIPDHAFTGNPSLTTVFFYDNPIQSVGRTAFQNLPELRTLSLNGAAELNEFPDLTGTRSLESLTITGARITSLPTSVCEQLPNLQLLDLSYNQIQSLPSFSACESLQKLDLHHNEVEALEENTFTGLTSLRFLDLSWNRLSTVKPNGFSALPALNRLDLSSNQLSSLPLSGLQTLTHLRLAGNGQLMELIAREDLPRVRWMELPYAFQCCAFISCDRKGGSSWEKEEAVEAAGRDAAVLSSQEPDWEDFLMEFEDGPKPQHAVHCSPTPGPLRPCRHLLGSWMIRGGVWLMAGTSLISNSLVVLAVFFSPASLVTPTKLLIGLLALVNGLMGVWGGWLAAVDAWTFGSFWRFGAKWESSFLCHLSSFLCVFASQTGLFLLTVAALERCVASAVRSGGRSAGWPLWIRLSICLCFLLGAAITLPPLVAGNSSTSFCLPLPSVSSSLAFSVSMVLFDSLCFLLMTLAYIRFYCQSSKAAPACDEEAALTRHVAWLLFSDCLLYLPVAFLSFSSLLRLPAVGPEAAKALLLLVAPLPACVNPLLYLLFNPLAREELASLAKRTCRGVAPSKLWRRAKARGSTLDSDYDEDVEKQSCDSTQGLVAVEHLKEEEESRGAKGLHSAEAAGLHH
- the lgr5 gene encoding leucine-rich repeat-containing G-protein coupled receptor 5 isoform X4; amino-acid sequence: MNNMTLISAGALSSLHFLQELRLPGNDLSFIPKGAFAGLYNLKVLMLQNNQLRSVPAEAFNNLHNLQSLRLDANHISGVPAGSFSGLRSLRHLWLDDNALTEVPAEALSELPALQAMTLALNHIRHVPDHAFSALGRLVVLHLNNNRIVSMGTNCFHGLHSLETLDLNYNQLMEFPTAIRSLRHLKELGFHSNKIQSIPDHAFTGNPSLTTVFFYDNPIQSVGRTAFQNLPELRTLSLNGAAELNEFPDLTGTRSLESLTITGARITSLPTSVCEQLPNLQLLDLSYNQIQSLPSFSACESLQKLDLHHNEVEALEENTFTGLTSLRFLDLSWNRLSTVKPNGFSALPALNRLDLSSNQLSSLPLSGLQTLTHLRLAGNGQLMELIAREDLPRVRWMELPYAFQCCAFISCDRKGGSSWEKEEAVEAAGRDAAVLSSQAEPDWEDFLMEFEDGPKPQHAVHCSPTPGPLRPCRHLLGSWMIRGGVWLMAGTSLISNSLVVLAVFFSPASLVTPTKLLIGLLALVNGLMGVWGGWLAAVDAWTFGSFWRFGAKWESSFLCHLSSFLCVFASQTGLFLLTVAALERCVASAVRSGGRSAGWPLWIRLSICLCFLLGAAITLPPLVAGNSSTSFCLPLPSVSSSLAFSVSMVLFDSLCFLLMTLAYIRFYCQSSKAAPACDEEAALTRHVAWLLFSDCLLYLPVAFLSFSSLLRLPAVGPEAAKALLLLVAPLPACVNPLLYLLFNPLAREELASLAKRTCRGVAPSKLWRRAKARGSTLDSDYDEDVEKQSCDSTQGLVAVEHLKEEEESRGAKGLHSAEAAGLHH
- the lgr5 gene encoding leucine-rich repeat-containing G-protein coupled receptor 5 isoform X1 gives rise to the protein MRGFHALFAALVLLPAGLRGSEGPGGAAAGVRVDGSGDAEAGRASCPGRCRCELDGLLLRVDCSDLELRAVPSDLSVFTSYLDLSMNNMTLISAGALSSLHFLQELRLPGNDLSFIPKGAFAGLYNLKVLMLQNNQLRSVPAEAFNNLHNLQSLRLDANHISGVPAGSFSGLRSLRHLWLDDNALTEVPAEALSELPALQAMTLALNHIRHVPDHAFSALGRLVVLHLNNNRIVSMGTNCFHGLHSLETLDLNYNQLMEFPTAIRSLRHLKELGFHSNKIQSIPDHAFTGNPSLTTVFFYDNPIQSVGRTAFQNLPELRTLSLNGAAELNEFPDLTGTRSLESLTITGARITSLPTSVCEQLPNLQLLDLSYNQIQSLPSFSACESLQKLDLHHNEVEALEENTFTGLTSLRFLDLSWNRLSTVKPNGFSALPALNRLDLSSNQLSSLPLSGLQTLTHLRLAGNGQLMELIAREDLPRVRWMELPYAFQCCAFISCDRKGGSSWEKEEAVEAAGRDAAVLSSQAEPDWEDFLMEFEDGPKPQHAVHCSPTPGPLRPCRHLLGSWMIRGGVWLMAGTSLISNSLVVLAVFFSPASLVTPTKLLIGLLALVNGLMGVWGGWLAAVDAWTFGSFWRFGAKWESSFLCHLSSFLCVFASQTGLFLLTVAALERCVASAVRSGGRSAGWPLWIRLSICLCFLLGAAITLPPLVAGNSSTSFCLPLPSVSSSLAFSVSMVLFDSLCFLLMTLAYIRFYCQSSKAAPACDEEAALTRHVAWLLFSDCLLYLPVAFLSFSSLLRLPAVGPEAAKALLLLVAPLPACVNPLLYLLFNPLAREELASLAKRTCRGVAPSKLWRRAKARGSTLDSDYDEDVEKQSCDSTQGLVAVEHLKEEEESRGAKGLHSAEAAGLHH
- the lgr5 gene encoding leucine-rich repeat-containing G-protein coupled receptor 5 isoform X3 produces the protein MRGFHALFAALVLLPAGLRGSEGPGGAAAGVRVDGSGDAEAGRASCPGRCRCELDGLLLRVDCSDLELRAVPSDLSVFTSYLDLSMNNMTLISAGALSSLHFLQELRLPGNDLSFIPKGAFAGLYNLKVLMLQNNQLRSVPAEAFNNLHNLQSLHLNNNRIVSMGTNCFHGLHSLETLDLNYNQLMEFPTAIRSLRHLKELGFHSNKIQSIPDHAFTGNPSLTTVFFYDNPIQSVGRTAFQNLPELRTLSLNGAAELNEFPDLTGTRSLESLTITGARITSLPTSVCEQLPNLQLLDLSYNQIQSLPSFSACESLQKLDLHHNEVEALEENTFTGLTSLRFLDLSWNRLSTVKPNGFSALPALNRLDLSSNQLSSLPLSGLQTLTHLRLAGNGQLMELIAREDLPRVRWMELPYAFQCCAFISCDRKGGSSWEKEEAVEAAGRDAAVLSSQAEPDWEDFLMEFEDGPKPQHAVHCSPTPGPLRPCRHLLGSWMIRGGVWLMAGTSLISNSLVVLAVFFSPASLVTPTKLLIGLLALVNGLMGVWGGWLAAVDAWTFGSFWRFGAKWESSFLCHLSSFLCVFASQTGLFLLTVAALERCVASAVRSGGRSAGWPLWIRLSICLCFLLGAAITLPPLVAGNSSTSFCLPLPSVSSSLAFSVSMVLFDSLCFLLMTLAYIRFYCQSSKAAPACDEEAALTRHVAWLLFSDCLLYLPVAFLSFSSLLRLPAVGPEAAKALLLLVAPLPACVNPLLYLLFNPLAREELASLAKRTCRGVAPSKLWRRAKARGSTLDSDYDEDVEKQSCDSTQGLVAVEHLKEEEESRGAKGLHSAEAAGLHH